Part of the Zygotorulaspora mrakii chromosome 2, complete sequence genome, AATGGTTCACTGAAACAGGTTCATTCCGTTCTATCTCAAGATCCAGCTATCTTGGAAAATTCTCTAGCTAAGGAAGGATTGGATGAAATCGAAACTTTGATGAGATATACTGCTGCCTTCGACATTGACAGTTACATTTCTTTTGACCTTTCCCTAGCAAGAGGTCTAGACTATTACACCGGCTTGATTTATGAAGTTGTCACATCTGACTCGGCTCCACCTGAAAATGCTGgagaattgaagaaaaaatccaaaaattcgGAAGACGCCTCTGCTTATGTTGGTGTAGGCTCTATTGCGGCCGGTGGACGCTATGATAAACTTATTAACATGTTTGCTGAGGCTTCTGGTAAGAAAAGTGTTCAAATTCCATGTGTCGGTATCTCATTTGGTGTAGAAAGACTATTCTCCATAATTAAACAAAGAATTGCCTCTGCATCCATTAAGCCAACCGCTACTCAAGTAATGGTGATGGCCTTTGGTGGTGGTAAAGACTGGACTGGTTATTTACCAGAGAGAATGAAGGTTGCAAAAGAACTATGGAATGCCGGTATTGAAACTGAATATGTGTATAAGTCAAAAGCCAACCCAAGGAAGCAATTCGACGCTGCTGAAAAGACTGGTGCCCAACTGGCAGTCATTTTAGGTAAAGAAGAGTATTTGGATGGCAAGTTTCGTATCAAAAAACTAGGACCTCAATTTGCAGATGATGACGGGGAGTTGATTGAAGCAGCTGATCTAATTAAGGTCGTCAAGGAGAAATTATCTGaaattaatgaaaatgatgttAATGAAGTGACACGTCTCGTACAAGGAATATAGTCAAATGAATCAAGCTTGTCAGACAAATGTGTTGATTCATAATTCTTGCGTTGTATTTTCCATTATGAATAAACTTGTTACAATACTCTGAGCGGAAAATGAAAGTCAGCAATCGAGATCATCTCGCTTACAGAAAATATAGTTCGAACGAATAAGTGAATATACGATATAGAGCACAATAGAAATATCTCTGTTATAAACTTCCCGTTTATCGAAAAACAATGATGCTTTCAAGTAGGAATTCGAATTGTTCACTGAAAACAATGTGTCACaaccttttttcttctcagtATTTAATCTATACACTATAGTTGGAAACAGTTTAAAACAAATAGAAATAGTGCTCTTCATAAACGTTAATTTAAAATTGTAAGTATTTTGATAAACGGTATTTACCAGTGTCCGGCAGATCGGCCAATACCGCTCTCCTCGTCAGAACTGGCGTCTACAATCCAATCTCCGGCCAAACCCAGTTTAGACTTTTTAGATTTGCCGGCAGATTCAtccatttccttttcagcGCTTCTTTTATGCAACGTAGGAATAACAGAATGCCTATGAACATCAAGAACGGCAGTACTCAAGACTTTCTTTCCCCAGTCAGAAGCTGCGATGCTTCCAGTTTCGTCTCTGCATTGTTTTAAAAAAGGTATCAAAGCTGTACCACCAGTTCCTTTCAATTGTTtgctttcttgatctttcGATAACCCACTTCTTAAAGCCCTGgattttgatttatttttgttggatTGCAGTATGATGTAACGTGTAACAATTTGAATGTGCTTGTCACGGAAGGATTTTAGCATTGCCAGACAAGCATCATAGGCCAGAGTaagtttttcaactttctgATCTAGCACAAAGGTACGAATATTGCTCACAAGAGATAaatgctgaagaaattcGCGATGCTTTTTAGGCATATAATTCCGCATCTCATTTATGAACGAATTTTTATTGCTGTTAGCAGAAATAGTCTTCTGATTTTCTCCATTCTTCTTGCCTGTAGGAAAATGCTCGATTCCTAAAATGATATCTAAAGTCTGAATCAAAGAGCTTTGTGCATTCGAGCCTCctgcaaaatatttatattcACCTTTTGAGCCGTATTTGACACCTCTTGGTAGGCCGACTTCAGCCATGTTTTTCCAACCTGCCAGATAAGGCCTCATTCTATAATAGAAAATGTGGGGATCGCACATTTCTTCCATTCTCATCAGTATGCTTCCCAAATTATCTATGCCCTCGGCCAACAACTGAAGTTCCTTTACAACGGaatcaatatcattttgTCTTGCAGTTTTCATTGCATTCATACCTGCCATTACACATTTGCTGCCGACTTTCTCCGTCATGACACTGACTAGGTAAAACCAGCTTTCATCGATACCGCCTGTAAACGTATTTAGTGTCGTTAGGTTGGAAAGATCCATAACGTCATCGATAAGATCTGGATTCGTAATAATAGGTTGATAATTCCAGAGCACGAGAGAAGAATATGTCGCTAATGGAGGTAGCCCCAATTCATCCGAAATTCTCAATAACGGGACGGCAATACAATCTGGTAGAATTTCACATGGCTGATCAACCCCCCATACATAGGCATTGGTAATGAAACAGAGCACCGAATACGCTCTCCTTAATTCGCCGACATTCTGCAAGAGCGACTGTTTCACCTCCAGTATGGGCAAACGATCAACAACCTCTctgattttctttgtcaGTAGTAAGGATGGCAACTGAGCTACTACAGCCTCCCATTTTTTGTAATACGAATCAGACAATTTGGCAATCGGCATCTCTTTGGGCAAAAACCCATTGACTGCAGAAATCTCGTACTCTTCCAAAGTTGGTAATGGAAGCTCTTTGTTCATCTCAGATTTTTCCTTAAAATACCCACAGCACACAATAAACAGTTTGAGTTAAGCTGGGTGGTGACAGAAGCGTTTTGAACCTTTCTGATAatttactttttcatttagGAATGAAGTGTTTTTTAATTATTTTATTTCTCGCTCATTCGATTATAAATCGACTAGTGTCGGCAGCCAGCCGACACCTGGCGCTGGGAAAACGTCACGGCACGACACACTTTACGTAGTGAAAGTCGAATTCTTTCGCCAACAGAGGTAGATACGTTTTAATTACATTAGTACACAATAAGATATTTACAAATTGTTCTACACCTAAAAAAAACTCGTCGTTCTTGCTTTCTAGGTCGTTTTATTGATGAAGCTAAAAAACTGAGCCATATAGTCCGCATTCTGATCGCAGTTTTGTTTGAGGGTTTTAGCACTGGAATTCCGTAAGATGGACTCTAcctttttgttgttttcaatCCAGCTGTTCAATCTTTTCCAATCTTTGTAGGCGGCCTCCCGGTCATATATGATTCTTCTTGCGGAATACGGATCCAAACGTGGATCGATTTCGGGTATTACGTTTGATCTGATGCTTTTCGAAGTACCTGCATCCAGCTCATGTTTCAGCTGCTCACTTTGTCCCTCGCAGAAGCTTATAATCTGGTCCCTTGTTTGCCAATTAGGGTATAGctcctttttcaaatactgcTCGCAGGaagttttctttgaagagTTTGCCCTGCCGTTATCTTGAGCCTGTGAATACGAGCTCAACTTCTGTCTTAAAATGTCGTCACTGCCATTACGTAAgagcttcaaaaaagagtCCACTATTGAGGAATCGATACATCGTTTTCTTGTCAAAACTAACTCTCTTATAGGAGGTTCTTCGGTGGAGAATTCTAAATTTGGATCGAGTAGCACGTCTGGTGTCCTTAGAGTAATTTTATCCGTACTCATATGCCTGGGATGTGcttttgtttgttttgtATATCTCATTCACAACATACTTACCGTTTTTTATCTACATGTTATTACATCAAAGAACgaaattgatatttcgGTGAAAATACATAAAAGTAAGAGATGCCAGCGGGATGCAGAAGAACATATAAAGGGTATAAAAATAGGATTTGGAATCACAATCCAAAGGCACCTTTAGCCATATCTTTTGTGGTTTCTTCGACCAGTTCGTTTACACTTTCGCCGACGGCAGTGGCGTAATCATTGAATGTTCCCTCTAAGGAATCATAACGAGACTCCACAGCACGGGAGACACTCCTGAATACGCCATAGCGACTTGATCTGGTACCACTTCTTGTTGGGCGCCTGTATGAATGTTCCCTTGACTCATCATCCGGCTCATTTGGCTTCACTGAAATGGTCTGCGTTGCCATTTCGCTTTCCTCGTACTTACGTGGAGGTCTATGCTCGCCTCCCAGAAGAGTATCCAGCTGATCTGTAGTACAGTTAATTGTGCCTCTAGCCCATTGTAAAGAATTAACTTGCGGCCTATAGGCGATTTTCTTACCAGGTATGTACAGAGAGTCTGTTTTggctttttcttccaaagtCGAGTTACCGCTGATACCTGTAGCTTGCTCATTCACTGTAGAGAGTAGAGAAGCCTGAAATTCATTTGTTCTTATCAGAATATCACCATTTTTGAGAACGGAGCTATCACGGATAAATCGCGCCTGTATGGGGACGGTTGAAACCATGGATGATATTTCGCCGGCGTCTGGAATAGACAGCACTTTAATATCACCGCCAAGAAGAAGGACTATCACGACAGTGACCACCTTTACCTCACCATTGTTAACGAATGGAATAAAAGCTAATCCACTGGCAGCTACAGgatatttgaaagactTGTGACTTTCGAATGACTTCCCTATTTTCCATACGCGTATATCCTTCTTGCCTGAAACAATTACGTACCCTGGTATGGCTAACCCACTACTCAAATTACGCATTTGTGAAATGTTTGCTGAACAGCTTTCGTTTTGAGATTTCGAAAATGAATCTATCATCGTAATTGGTCCCTCGTCATTTGTTTTGCGAGATTCTACAAAATGTGCTGCAAATCTACCCCCATTTTCTGGAATGATCTTGTAGACTAGGACCTCACCTGTGTCGGAACCACACAACATTAGGATACTGGAATAACCATCATCGGCATATTCCATGATAACAAATTCGATTGCTGTGATATATTGGCTGTGAACGTTCGGAAGCTTGTCAACGGCCTGCATGTATATAACTGCAGGGCCTCTTCTATCAAGAATTAATAGTGTTCCATCCTGATAACCAATTCCTACAAATCCCACATTGCTGTTTGTAAGTGAAGTTACTTTACCCTTATTCGCATGAACAGCAGTTATAGGCATGAATCCCTGTCTAATGTTTTCAGGCGATCTATCTCTAATATCGACCAATAATTCCTTTGAGctatttattgaaaatcttcTGAAATTCATTTCCAGCTCACGCTCACTCTTCTGTGGATTTGGATTATAAAATTGGTTGACATCGAATTTGAACAAAACAACGTCTCCCGACTCGATAGATACTGCTAGTTCCAGAGTTTGTGTAGAAAATGATATATTGTCGATTGCTTTTGAAGTCATATTCAATATTCTAGACAAATTAACCTCAAACACCGAGCCGCCACTAATTTCACCTCTGGATGCGTCCCATATTCGTACAGAGCCATCTTTATGCCCTGTAGCCAATGCAGAACAAGCATCGCTTTTCGTcacatttttctttaaagGCTCACCACCCTTCAGAATATTGTCGCTAGACTTCGCTGCAGACATCATACCTAGCCATAGCTTTTTGGGCACACTGACTGCTAGAGACCTGGTTGCAGTAGGTCTTACCCATGCTAaactttgagaaaataGAGATGCTTTATAGCTAAAATGAGATGAGGGATACAGCAGGGTTTCTATTTGACCATCTGACAACAAAACGAGAATGACTTTAGGATCGTGACAAccagaaaaatatggaGATTGGCTAGGTAATGGTAgaaattcaattatagGTGCGCTATTCGACAGAGGAACAATCCTCTGTGATCGAGTGTTGGCGTAATATTTGCTCATGTTTTCATAGGAGGTGATAGAATAAAGTGGGGTACCACCTAGTTCAATGAGCGTCAATGATTGACCCACTTCTTTACTTTGCGTCGACACCACCAAAGACGTGTACTCAGGATTTTTCTGACAAATCCATGCAACTTGAGTAATCCGAGGTGGGGCCGTGATAAGTGGTTTTTGGAACCCTTCTTGAGATATATGGACATCTGTTTCGAACAGTGTTCTAGCTTGAATTAGCTGACCACTGTTGGCATCCCAGAATACCAATGAGTTATCCTCGTGAACAGTTAAAATATGCAGAGAATTCGGATGATAAAGAGACTGTTTTACTCCTGGCCTTCTCAATTTTCCTTGCTTGTCTAAGAAATCTCCTCCAGGAGCCCCAGGTAGCAGTTCATAGATGAAGTGCTGCTTTATATCAGCTTCGACAAGAGAATAAGTAACGGTGACTTGATCATATGATATGAGAACAGTACCAATATCCCTAGGATTCCATTGCATTGATATTACTGCAGATATTCGGTCCTTCGGGAAAAAACGAGTCTTTTGTagattttcaatcttgaaattggaTATGACATTTCTATCAACATCATAAAATAAGATAATTCCGCTTTGAAGACCAATCATGAGCCAATCCAACGAGGGATCCGTTTCTACACAAGCAATCTTGCCTGGACTGAACACGGATGTCAGCATGCGTTTAGAGAAGAGTGAGAAAACCATAATGACATCTCTACTATCAATGGCAACCAAGTATATACCCTTGacaaatttcagaaattttatATGACTCTTTCCCTCCAAAGTAAATACAACCTCTACTTGCTGCTGGCCATAAACGTGAATTTCACCTGTGTCTGTGGCCAAAGCTAAAAGACTTTGAGTAAAATTGAAGGCCGAGGTTGTCACCTTTCCGTTCATCCCATAACGACTTACCTCACTCACGgaaaaaagtttggaaTACTGACCTTTCACTCCAAGTTCTGGAACTTTAAGGGAGAATTTCTTGGGGGACTTGACAGGGGGTGATAAACCATTTCGAATAGGTTCATTCTCCGGATTGGTTCGTTCGTTCTCTGACTTACTACGGTCATTCTTGAATGCCTTCTTCAAACGCCTGCTGCTGAACATTCTAGTCTGCTCGATCACACTACAGCTActtaatgatgataataatcAATGAGCTGAGGAATGCACTCTCGTACTGATTCATGTGTCTGCTTTCTGAAATTTCGCATACCTCAAGATGTATCATTTACCATCTTCGTTTATATTTCAGGTAAACATCATCACCTGACTTGATAGATATAAATTTACTGAGAAATAACTATTAGAATTCTAGCTTTTTTAAAGGCTTACTTACTGAGCTGCTAATATCTTGTTACAATATCAATGTTCATTGGCGTTCTTAACCTATGTAACTTACTGtatttttgattatctCACTTCAAACCTAAGGTATTAAAGTGGAAAGGAAACTTAAGATGCATCTGCATCCTACAATTCCAGATCGGCTGgcataaaagaaaatccCCTAAATTCCTCCTGCTGGCTTGTTTCGAGCACTGAAGACAGAGGAGTCAGGGTCGGTGCGGCGACAGTGAACTCTTGCTCGAAATATGATGTGTCTTCCGGAGACTTAATATCCGGAATATAAGGCGGTTGAATACGTAAGTTCAGTAGGTCATCGAAATTGATGCTGCGGAAAAACGGCTCTTTCATGACATCCAACGCGTCTTGAGGACCGGCTCCCAAACGTTTTTCTGGATCTTTTGTCAAAAGACCTTGGAATATTTGTACAATGTCACCTGCCATATCTATTGGATATAGTGGTTCATCTGTAAGAATGGCATTGAAAACTTCGTCTTCATCGTCTCCTGAAAATGGTGATTGACAAAGGAGCATTTGATACAATAATACACCGAATGCCCACCAATCCACTGCCTTCGTATAAGCTTGGtccttcaaaatctctGGTGCCATAAATTCTGGTGTCCCACAAAAAGTAGAAGTTGTACTGCCATACCACATTTCGTCTTTGCACAGACCATAATCAGCTATCTTTATATGACCCTGTGGTGtcaataaaatattttccaatttcaagtCACGGTAAATGACACCGTTACTATGGAAATATTTAAGAGCCAATAATACTTCAGCTGCATAAAATTTGGCTCGTCTCACGGATAGTCTTTGGTTCTGAACATGCCACATCAAATCGCCACCCCCTATGAACTCCATCGCAAAATAAATTCTATTTTCTGTTTGGAATGAGCAGTACAAATTCGTCAGGAATGGGTGCTTGGCATCCGTCGCCAATaaaaatacttttttttccgcTCTAGcactttcaatatcatGATTCTGGATTATatgatcttttttcaaaaccttTATTGCACACAAATGCCctgtattttttgatttcgaGAGAAGAACCTTACCGAAATTACCCTTACCCAAAACCTTCAATAATATGAAATCATCCAATGACACTTTACGGCGCTTGGGCGATTTTTTCCTATGCTTACCTGCTCCTTGAGATTTGCGGGGGGATATCTGAATACTTTCCTTAGAGACTGTCGTCGCTGTTTGTGTTAGCAACGTACCATCGGACACTGCTTCGCTCACCATTTGGTTTTGCTGCtccaattgaaaagtttcagtATTCATATCACGGAAGGGATTAATATggcttttttcaaaatcttgcGTGCCTTCGAGACTTTGTGCTACATCAAGGGACGCTGGATTTTGAATAACCggttcaatttcttcttttgtcaGGAATGTTTCAGGTCTGTTAATTTCTAAATTATTTTGGTCTTTACTTTCACGTCTCCGTGATTGTTCATGTAAGGCTTTTTCATGAAGTTTCCAATTTTCCAAGTCTTGTCTTGTATATAAAACACTATTGCGTTTGGAGGCAATCTGTTCTTCCGCTGCCTGAGAAATGCCTGGTGCAAGAGGATCCAGTGTTCCAATTTCGGCAGATTCCAAAGACTGCACATTTTTCTGAGCGCTCTCAGTGAAATTCAGGTAGGtctcattttcattgatataTTTGTGCAGCTTTTCATGTGAATCTGCTTGAGTATTGGGTCGAGTAGTGTCTCCGTCATAATAAGGACTACTGTCTATATTATCAGAAGGTTCGTAAAAACTGCCTCGTTTAGCGGTTGCTTGTTGCACATGCAGCGAGGGGTCACCTAACGTAGTATTAGTTAGCGATGGCACTGATGGATTAACTTTCGAAACAGCAGTCGTGGCAGAAGAGTCCACCGATGAGATTGGAGGtagtcttttcttcttctcttgaatttttttggtatCCTCAATAGTTCTTAAAATCTTATTAGCCATTTCCATAGACATACCACAGAAATCTGGAACCAAATGGGCACATTCTTTATGACACATAATGGAACATTCAGAACACTTCCACACTTTGTTTTTACCCCATGGCAATATATAACCACAGTGACAACACCATTTAGTTCCTCTATTTGAATAAGGCTCGAATCTGTGAGGGATACGATGATTTAGCTTAGCCTCATCGGGTCCCATATCGGTAGTTGTCTTGGCAATACACTTTGTGACAACCTTCTCATAGCATTTCTTGTGACAAAGAAATTTACAATCTTGGCATTGAAAGCCTGTATACCTCAAAAATTCACCGCAATAAGCACAGCACATAATGTTGTAAAACGATTTTTGTACAAAATGGTGACCATGTTGTTCATAAATCTCTTCCTGTCTGTTGATAATGGCACCGTGACGATGCAATCCTCCCActaatgattttttttgtggCTGGGAAGATTTATGAAAGCCAAGAGTTAGGAGTATCTGGCCTGCGGGTTCTAACACAAACCATGAATTTGTTGTTACTGAATTAGAGTAGTCTGTTGAAGAGCTGTTATCGTCACTACTCCCTCCGGCTGAATTTGGATATGGGGAAGCTTTATCTTCCATGGTGGGGGCAGCAATCACTGAAGTATTTGGTTCAACGTAATGGGAGCTTCTAACTTTTGATGCGTCCACCCAACCTTGCTGACCACTTGTTTTAccaacttttttcttacGAATCTCCTCTGCAATATCTGATAGCAATAGCCACATAACAGCGACAGGTGTCATTATATCATTGACTTTATCGTACACCGTAATTTCGACTTCATTCCCTTTGCCAACctgaatttgaaattccTCATGCCATCTATCATTTCTAGAAGGCCTCGTCCTGGCCTTAACAGTGTCATCAATCTTGATAGTTATGTAACTCTCTGGCGTTCTCGAGAACATCGGCGATTGAATATGATCAACATCTCTGATGGCCGTAATCCCAATACTCAGTTCTCCTGTCAActgttttcttcgaaaCTTCGGCTGTGTGGCCATTATGTCATCATTATGCGGTTTATATTGGTCCAAATCGACATTAATAGcctgatattttttgagtGCTTTTGTTAACAGTTGGATACGAGTCTTCGATTCCAAGGCACCACCTTCGGCAGCTGAACTACTCTGTCGGTCACCGTCAATTTGGTATAGTTTTGTTAATTTGGCATTGGCCTCTTGGTACTGCCTTTCGACTTGCAACTTGAACTCAAGCTGCTGcagaagatattgaattCTTTGTGATAATGAGGGGCAGTCATATTTAACCAAATCCAATCGTGAAAAGACATGCTCGCTGCTTCTTAAGGTGGATACTTGACCAGAGCCG contains:
- the HTS1 gene encoding histidine--tRNA ligase (similar to Saccharomyces cerevisiae HTS1 (YPR033C); ancestral locus Anc_7.445), which gives rise to MLSRISRLKLFHLQLVREMSQVPAEVSANAKAEKSKLQVSLKTPKGTKDWADSDMVIRESIFRVLSDMFKRHGGVTIDTPVFELKEILAGKYGEDSKLIYDLKDQGGELCSLRYDLTVPFARFAAMNNVQNIKRYHIAKVYRRDQPAMTKGRMREFYQCDFDIAGNYESMVADAECLSIAVEGITGLGIKDFKIKLNHRKILDGIFQISGVKDEDVRKISSAVDKLDKSPWDVVRKEITVEKGQSDETADKIGEYVKLNGSLKQVHSVLSQDPAILENSLAKEGLDEIETLMRYTAAFDIDSYISFDLSLARGLDYYTGLIYEVVTSDSAPPENAGELKKKSKNSEDASAYVGVGSIAAGGRYDKLINMFAEASGKKSVQIPCVGISFGVERLFSIIKQRIASASIKPTATQVMVMAFGGGKDWTGYLPERMKVAKELWNAGIETEYVYKSKANPRKQFDAAEKTGAQLAVILGKEEYLDGKFRIKKLGPQFADDDGELIEAADLIKVVKEKLSEINENDVNEVTRLVQGI
- the BNA2 gene encoding dioxygenase BNA2 (similar to Saccharomyces cerevisiae BNA2 (YJR078W); ancestral locus Anc_7.444); protein product: MNKELPLPTLEEYEISAVNGFLPKEMPIAKLSDSYYKKWEAVVAQLPSLLLTKKIREVVDRLPILEVKQSLLQNVGELRRAYSVLCFITNAYVWGVDQPCEILPDCIAVPLLRISDELGLPPLATYSSLVLWNYQPIITNPDLIDDVMDLSNLTTLNTFTGGIDESWFYLVSVMTEKVGSKCVMAGMNAMKTARQNDIDSVVKELQLLAEGIDNLGSILMRMEEMCDPHIFYYRMRPYLAGWKNMAEVGLPRGVKYGSKGEYKYFAGGSNAQSSLIQTLDIILGIEHFPTGKKNGENQKTISANSNKNSFINEMRNYMPKKHREFLQHLSLVSNIRTFVLDQKVEKLTLAYDACLAMLKSFRDKHIQIVTRYIILQSNKNKSKSRALRSGLSKDQESKQLKGTGGTALIPFLKQCRDETGSIAASDWGKKVLSTAVLDVHRHSVIPTLHKRSAEKEMDESAGKSKKSKLGLAGDWIVDASSDEESGIGRSAGHW
- the MIX23 gene encoding Mix23p (similar to Saccharomyces cerevisiae YBL107C; ancestral locus Anc_7.443); translated protein: MRYTKQTKAHPRHMSTDKITLRTPDVLLDPNLEFSTEEPPIRELVLTRKRCIDSSIVDSFLKLLRNGSDDILRQKLSSYSQAQDNGRANSSKKTSCEQYLKKELYPNWQTRDQIISFCEGQSEQLKHELDAGTSKSIRSNVIPEIDPRLDPYSARRIIYDREAAYKDWKRLNSWIENNKKVESILRNSSAKTLKQNCDQNADYMAQFFSFINKTT
- a CDS encoding uncharacterized protein (similar to Saccharomyces cerevisiae SRO77 (YBL106C) and SRO7 (YPR032W); ancestral locus Anc_7.442), whose protein sequence is MFSSRRLKKAFKNDRSKSENERTNPENEPIRNGLSPPVKSPKKFSLKVPELGVKGQYSKLFSVSEVSRYGMNGKVTTSAFNFTQSLLALATDTGEIHVYGQQQVEVVFTLEGKSHIKFLKFVKGIYLVAIDSRDVIMVFSLFSKRMLTSVFSPGKIACVETDPSLDWLMIGLQSGIILFYDVDRNVISNFKIENLQKTRFFPKDRISAVISMQWNPRDIGTVLISYDQVTVTYSLVEADIKQHFIYELLPGAPGGDFLDKQGKLRRPGVKQSLYHPNSLHILTVHEDNSLVFWDANSGQLIQARTLFETDVHISQEGFQKPLITAPPRITQVAWICQKNPEYTSLVVSTQSKEVGQSLTLIELGGTPLYSITSYENMSKYYANTRSQRIVPLSNSAPIIEFLPLPSQSPYFSGCHDPKVILVLLSDGQIETLLYPSSHFSYKASLFSQSLAWVRPTATRSLAVSVPKKLWLGMMSAAKSSDNILKGGEPLKKNVTKSDACSALATGHKDGSVRIWDASRGEISGGSVFEVNLSRILNMTSKAIDNISFSTQTLELAVSIESGDVVLFKFDVNQFYNPNPQKSERELEMNFRRFSINSSKELLVDIRDRSPENIRQGFMPITAVHANKGKVTSLTNSNVGFVGIGYQDGTLLILDRRGPAVIYMQAVDKLPNVHSQYITAIEFVIMEYADDGYSSILMLCGSDTGEVLVYKIIPENGGRFAAHFVESRKTNDEGPITMIDSFSKSQNESCSANISQMRNLSSGLAIPGYVIVSGKKDIRVWKIGKSFESHKSFKYPVAASGLAFIPFVNNGEVKVVTVVIVLLLGGDIKVLSIPDAGEISSMVSTVPIQARFIRDSSVLKNGDILIRTNEFQASLLSTVNEQATGISGNSTLEEKAKTDSLYIPGKKIAYRPQVNSLQWARGTINCTTDQLDTLLGGEHRPPRKYEESEMATQTISVKPNEPDDESREHSYRRPTRSGTRSSRYGVFRSVSRAVESRYDSLEGTFNDYATAVGESVNELVEETTKDMAKGAFGL
- the PKC1 gene encoding protein kinase C (similar to Saccharomyces cerevisiae PKC1 (YBL105C); ancestral locus Anc_7.441), with product MFTQVEHEIHKKIERERNIIQGASNLKKRTSNNMVIQKCNTNIREARQNIQYLEETLEKLQLSSERELQTGSNDVNKKESYGVNGSGQVSTLRSSEHVFSRLDLVKYDCPSLSQRIQYLLQQLEFKLQVERQYQEANAKLTKLYQIDGDRQSSSAAEGGALESKTRIQLLTKALKKYQAINVDLDQYKPHNDDIMATQPKFRRKQLTGELSIGITAIRDVDHIQSPMFSRTPESYITIKIDDTVKARTRPSRNDRWHEEFQIQVGKGNEVEITVYDKVNDIMTPVAVMWLLLSDIAEEIRKKKVGKTSGQQGWVDASKVRSSHYVEPNTSVIAAPTMEDKASPYPNSAGGSSDDNSSSTDYSNSVTTNSWFVLEPAGQILLTLGFHKSSQPQKKSLVGGLHRHGAIINRQEEIYEQHGHHFVQKSFYNIMCCAYCGEFLRYTGFQCQDCKFLCHKKCYEKVVTKCIAKTTTDMGPDEAKLNHRIPHRFEPYSNRGTKWCCHCGYILPWGKNKVWKCSECSIMCHKECAHLVPDFCGMSMEMANKILRTIEDTKKIQEKKKRLPPISSVDSSATTAVSKVNPSVPSLTNTTLGDPSLHVQQATAKRGSFYEPSDNIDSSPYYDGDTTRPNTQADSHEKLHKYINENETYLNFTESAQKNVQSLESAEIGTLDPLAPGISQAAEEQIASKRNSVLYTRQDLENWKLHEKALHEQSRRRESKDQNNLEINRPETFLTKEEIEPVIQNPASLDVAQSLEGTQDFEKSHINPFRDMNTETFQLEQQNQMVSEAVSDGTLLTQTATTVSKESIQISPRKSQGAGKHRKKSPKRRKVSLDDFILLKVLGKGNFGKVLLSKSKNTGHLCAIKVLKKDHIIQNHDIESARAEKKVFLLATDAKHPFLTNLYCSFQTENRIYFAMEFIGGGDLMWHVQNQRLSVRRAKFYAAEVLLALKYFHSNGVIYRDLKLENILLTPQGHIKIADYGLCKDEMWYGSTTSTFCGTPEFMAPEILKDQAYTKAVDWWAFGVLLYQMLLCQSPFSGDDEDEVFNAILTDEPLYPIDMAGDIVQIFQGLLTKDPEKRLGAGPQDALDVMKEPFFRSINFDDLLNLRIQPPYIPDIKSPEDTSYFEQEFTVAAPTLTPLSSVLETSQQEEFRGFSFMPADLEL